Genomic DNA from Prunus persica cultivar Lovell chromosome G1, Prunus_persica_NCBIv2, whole genome shotgun sequence:
TTGATGTGTGGAGGGTAACGTTAAGGACcattagtgtcacaaaaaaacctTAGGGACTAAATGTAATAATTTCGCAAACCtgaaggaccatttgtgataaaaagtctttttttaatgatgTGAGTAATTTTTAGGTaaaaagtttataaaaggggtTTTGTAAAAGTAATGTGAAAACTCATGGGATGTTAGGGTAATTTTCAAAACCTCAAACGATTTTGTAAAAGTGATGTGAAAACTCATGAAGAAAGTGCAAAATATCATATCTGCCACTGCCAGATCGGTACAGAGCTACTACACtcccaaaatatttattaagaaaatattcCGTAAATACTAAATAAATACTCAGAAAGACAAAGATCTGACCAGTTGGGTTTGGGGTGCAGTCCACAGtaagcttctttttcttcttctatctaCCAACTCACACCaatcactcactctctcaacTCTAAACCACTCCACTTCCCTTcacactcaaaacccacaacaaGATCTCTCACCACTTTCCCTCACTTTCTcctactttctctctccttttcctCCAAACCAAACAGACCCCGATTGATGGCTATCAACAGAGATTCCACTCCCCCACCAATGATCGGCAAGATTGGCCCTTACACTGTGTTCATGACTCCACCCTCCACACCAAAACCACCTGAACCGGTCTTTGATTCCCCCAAGAAGGTGGCCCCACCTCCGGTTCAGCCGCCGCCTCAGCAATTGGTGCAGCCTATGGCTGTTTCAGATTCTGCCGCCAATGGCTCTGTCTTGGGGGTTTTTAAGAATGCCGTGAACAAAGTTCAGAAGGGTAATGCATGCTTTTGTTACTTGTTTTTCTAGTCTTTTTTGTgacttgtttttttggttttttgctGTGCTCTGTTTGGTGGTTGGGAAAGTAGAGGAAAAGGAAGGGAAATTGGGGATTGTTCGGCTCGaatgaatgaaatgaaagaaaacccAAGATGGGATTTTACTGTAAAGATTTTAGTAAATGGGGAGAAGAATGGGTCTTTGTTAGgaaaactaatttattttattttatttaaaattctgTGTTGATTTATATCTTTCATGCTTTGGGTGAAAGTAAGCAGAGCTCATTGGTATTTTATAACCTATGTCTGATAAGTAAACGGATAATAGATTATGCAGTGTTGTGGTTTCTGTGCTATTTCTTATCTTTTGGTTTGCAGAAACAGAAAAGCAAATATTCAGCAAGCTGAATTTTCGTTTTATAGTGTCACCAACCCTGCATCatgtataatttttggtgGATATTTTCTTCGCTACAGCTGATGGTGGTgtgtttttggttattttgcaGCACATTCAAGTTTGGATGACCATTTGGCACGTTGGTTTGGGTTGAATCAGTCAAAATATCAGTGGGCACTAGATGATTATTATGAGAGCAAGGGATTGGTAAGCATTTGATTGCTTGCATTCCTACGACTTATTTACTTTCTGTTGCGATTTTATTCGGTAATGTTTAGCAACTTAAGTTGAATTTGTTGTCAAATTGAGCACTGTATAGATTGAAGTGTGCAGAGTTTCATTTATTGTATTATTTCATTgtcctttcttttattatgCACCCTCGTACAATCAATACTTATGTATTCTTATCTTATGAAGTCTTCTTTTGCACAATGCTATGAATATTAGGGTTTTCAGATTATCTGGCCAAAAAAGGTTATTGTTTTGCTCCtctctgtttttatttataaaaactaTTTTATAACAGGTTCTGAACGCAAAGATGGCCAATATGTAGGTCCCTTAAAGCTTTACAGTATGTCAGTATCCTATGTTAAATTAATCTTGTCATCTGTAAAAAGGTCATTCTGGGGATGTTATAGTAGTATTGACATTTTGCAACTTCAAACTCTTATTGAGACTTGGTGGTCAAACTTCAGCAATAATCGATATAATATGATTCGCATCATGGTACAAGGGTAAAGGAATACTGGtgataagaaaagaaagcgCGTAATTACACTACAAACACTTGTTCCTCTT
This window encodes:
- the LOC18792029 gene encoding uncharacterized protein LOC18792029; protein product: MAINRDSTPPPMIGKIGPYTVFMTPPSTPKPPEPVFDSPKKVAPPPVQPPPQQLVQPMAVSDSAANGSVLGVFKNAVNKVQKAHSSLDDHLARWFGLNQSKYQWALDDYYESKGLEKGEKPKERSSKMQSV